In Phocoena sinus isolate mPhoSin1 chromosome X, mPhoSin1.pri, whole genome shotgun sequence, a genomic segment contains:
- the ASB12 gene encoding ankyrin repeat and SOCS box protein 12 — protein sequence MRIVLLQLAKVNLMDITKIFSLLQPNKEEEDTDTGEKQALNQAVYNNDSYTLDQLLRQERYKRFINSRSGWGIPGTPLRLAASYGHLSCLQVLLAHGADVDSLDVKAQTPLFTAVSHGHLDCVRVLLEAGACPGGSIYNNCSPVLTAARDGAVAILQELLGHGAEANVKAKLPVWASNIASCSGPLYLAAVYGHLDCFRLLLLHGADPDYNCTDQHLLTRVPRSRTLLEICLHHNCEPEYIRLLIDFGANIYLPSLSLDLNSQYDKGTALLLQARATPRSLLSQARLVIRRALRHASQPQAIDQLDIPPVLISYLKHQL from the exons ATGAGAATAGTTCTGCTCCAATTAGCCAAGGTGAACCTCATGGACATCACCAAAATCTTCTCCCTCCTGCAGCCCAATAAGGAGGAGGAGGACACCGACACGGGGGAGAAGCAGGCTCTCAATCAAGCAGTGTACAACAATGACTCTTATACCTTGGACCAGCTTTTGCGCCAGGAGCGTTATAAACGATTCATCAACAGTAGAAGTGGCTGGGGCATCCCTGGGACACCCTTGCGCTTGGCTGCTTCTTATGGCCACCTTAGCTGCTTGCAGGTCCTCCTGGCACATGGTGCTGATGTTGACAGCTTGGACGTCAAGGCACAGACACCACTTTTTACTGCCGTCAGTCATGGCCATCTGGACTGTGTGCGTGTGCTTTTGGAAGCTGGTGCTTGTCCTGGTGGTAGCATCTACAACAACTGCTCTCCTGTGCTCACAGCTGCCCGTGATGGTGCTGTTGCCATCCTGCAGGAGCTCCTGGGTCATGGTGCAGAGGCCAACGTCAAGGCAAAACTACCAGTCTGGGCATCGAACATAGCTTCATGTTCTGGACCCCTCTATTTGGCTGCAGTCTACGGTCACCTTGATTGTTTCCGCCTACTTTTGCTCCATGGGGCAGACCCTGACTACAACTGTACTGACCAACACCTACTGACTCGAGTTCCACGGTCCCGCACCCTCCTCGAAATCTGCCTGCACCATAATTGTGAGCCAGAGTACATCCGGCTGTTAATTGATTTTGGTGCTAACATCTaccttccatctctctccctggACCTGAACTCACAATATGATAAAGGCACTGCATTGCTGCTACAGGCCCGAG CCACTCCACGGTCACTATTATCACAGGCTCGTTTAGTCATCCGCAGAGCCCTGCGCCACGCCAGCCAGCCACAAGCCATCGACCAGCTGGATATTCCTCCCGTGTTGATTAGCTATCTTAAACACCAACTGTAA